A genomic window from Vagococcus sp. CY52-2 includes:
- a CDS encoding RNA-binding protein — protein MQANVYQHFRKDEHPFIDTIGNWMEQVEMQYAPVVTEFLNPREMFILKTLVGKRDDILLSFFGGFEDSERKCAILYPSYYNPNETDYEISVYEIKYPIKFGKLTHGKILGTLMSTGIKREFIGDIITNGEQWQVFIKKSISNYITQQVDKIGSFGVKFDEVGWQDILQPTDEWLDETLTISSLRIDNIISTVYNVSRQRAKLIVESKKAKVNWTEVERVDFPVDYLDIVSVRGLGRVQLLETLGNTKKDKIRLKIRVLRK, from the coding sequence TTGCAAGCTAATGTGTATCAGCATTTTCGCAAGGACGAACATCCTTTTATTGATACTATCGGTAATTGGATGGAACAAGTTGAGATGCAATACGCACCCGTTGTAACTGAATTTTTAAACCCACGTGAGATGTTTATTTTAAAGACATTGGTAGGTAAAAGAGACGATATTTTATTGTCTTTTTTTGGAGGATTTGAAGATTCTGAGAGAAAATGTGCCATACTTTATCCAAGTTATTACAATCCTAATGAAACAGATTATGAAATCTCAGTTTATGAAATAAAATATCCTATTAAGTTTGGTAAATTAACTCATGGAAAAATTTTAGGAACATTAATGAGTACTGGAATAAAAAGAGAATTCATTGGAGATATCATAACAAATGGAGAACAATGGCAAGTTTTTATAAAAAAATCTATTTCTAACTATATTACTCAACAAGTTGACAAAATTGGTTCATTTGGAGTAAAATTTGACGAAGTAGGTTGGCAAGATATTTTACAACCGACTGATGAATGGTTAGATGAGACTCTAACAATCTCTTCACTTAGAATTGATAATATTATTTCAACAGTATATAATGTATCTAGACAACGTGCTAAACTGATTGTAGAATCAAAGAAAGCTAAGGTCAATTGGACCGAAGTAGAGCGTGTTGATTTTCCAGTAGATTATTTAGATATTGTGTCAGTTCGAGGACTAGGAAGAGTTCAACTATTAGAAACACTAGGGAATACTAAAAAAGATAAGATAAGATTAAAAATTAGAGTTTTAAGAAAGTAG
- a CDS encoding DivIVA domain-containing protein, producing MGIKPIDITNKSFNNKFKGYDRDEVDDFLDQIALEVEKLTQENRSLEKEVKQANDKLSYFNELKDSLNQSIIVAQDTADKLKENAIKESDLAIQKAQAQSEDILAHANKMSDELISGAANKANQILSEASERARQLAVETDDLKKKTRVFHRNLNVLLESQLQIVQSDEWDEILKPFGAYVDSSHQAFKEVLDAVEAANGLEATSPAINIKPNFDNVSQSKTDIKVSATQEMPNQPVQQQKEEKSEETKKLNKVERSSRSKVK from the coding sequence ATGGGAATTAAACCAATTGATATTACGAATAAAAGTTTTAATAATAAATTTAAGGGATATGATCGTGATGAAGTAGATGACTTTTTAGATCAAATCGCTTTAGAAGTTGAAAAATTAACCCAAGAAAATCGTTCTTTAGAAAAAGAAGTAAAACAGGCAAATGATAAATTAAGTTATTTTAATGAATTAAAAGATTCATTAAACCAATCAATTATTGTAGCTCAAGATACTGCGGATAAATTAAAAGAAAATGCTATTAAAGAGTCTGATTTAGCAATTCAAAAAGCTCAAGCTCAATCTGAAGACATTTTAGCACACGCTAATAAAATGTCTGATGAGTTGATTTCTGGTGCGGCAAATAAAGCAAATCAAATTTTATCTGAAGCAAGTGAACGTGCTCGTCAATTGGCTGTTGAGACAGATGATTTGAAAAAGAAAACCCGTGTTTTCCATAGAAACTTAAATGTATTATTAGAATCACAGTTACAAATTGTGCAAAGTGATGAGTGGGATGAAATCCTTAAACCATTTGGTGCTTATGTTGACAGTAGCCATCAAGCATTTAAAGAAGTATTAGATGCTGTTGAAGCAGCAAATGGTCTTGAAGCAACTTCACCAGCTATTAATATTAAACCTAATTTTGATAATGTATCTCAATCAAAAACAGATATTAAGGTAAGTGCGACACAAGAAATGCCTAATCAGCCTGTTCAGCAACAAAAAGAAGAAAAAAGTGAAGAAACAAAAAAATTAAATAAAGTGGAACGTTCATCACGTTCAAAAGTTAAATAA